The nucleotide window GCAAGTGGCGAGGCATCCTCGACTACTTCTCCGACGCCACGCAGTTGGGGCTGACCGCAACGCCGATCGCGGAGAAGGAGCGGGACACATACGGGTACTTCGGTGAGCCTGTTTATGAGTATTCGCTCAAGGACGGGATCGAGGATGGCTTCCTGGCGCCCTACCGACTGCGCCGAGTTCACCTGAACGTCGACATGACGGGCTTCCGACCCGAACCCGGCCAGCGGGATACCGATGGCAACCTGATTCCAGACCAGCTCTACACACAGCGCCACTACGAGAAGGTCCTGGCCATCCAGGAGCGCACCGATGAGGTGGCGCGCTACCTGACCAACTACCTCACGGAGACGGACCGGATGGCGAAGACCATCGTCTTCTGTGAGAACAACGACCACGCGCACCGCATGGTTGCCGCATTGAACCAGGCCAATCTCGATCTAGTCGCGAGGCACCCGGACTACGTCTGCCGGGTCACCGATGACGACGGCAAGCCGGGAAGAGAACTGCTGGACCGGTTCCGGAGGGACGACACCGATGAGCCCGTAATCGTCGCCACCAGCCAGATGCTGACTACAGGCGTAGACATCCCTTCCGTCCGAAACATCGTCATCCTGCGCAGGATCAACTCCATGCCTCAGTTCAAGCAGATCATCGGACGGGGCACGCGACTCTGCCTGGACATCAACAAGGGATCCTTCGACATCGTCGACTTCGTCGACGCGACGGCCCTTTTTAATGATCCAGAGTTCGATGGCCCGCCGCTCAGAGTCATCAACGACCAGACCGATAGCCAAGGAGAGCTGGTAGAACGCGCCGAGGAAGACCCCGATGCGGACTCTTCCGGCGAGGACGCAACGGAGCCGGAGATGAGGTTCGAATCGCAGGGAGAAGGATCGCTGCCGACGGGCGCCGGAGACACGCTGATCGCGGACGAGGACCGGATCGATGAGATCCAGAGCAGCGGCACACGACGCATCTACGTCAGCGGGGTGGAGGTCTTTGTCTGGAACGACATGCACTACCAGTTGCATCACGACGGGCAGACCATGCGCATGGTGCGCTACCGGGAGTACGTTCACGATCGCGTCCTGGAGCTGAACCTGTCACCTACCGACCTGCGAACTCAGTGGGCGATGGCCCGGAGCCGCACGGTCCTGCGCGCACAGCTGCGGAGCGACGAGGTCGGCATCACAGAGGAAGACCTGCTGCGCAAACTCGACCATCCGGAGGCAGATCCTATTGATCTACTGATCAACGCGGCCTGGGAGCTTCCGCTGATCAGCCGGGCTGAGCGGGCACACCGGGTCCGCCGTGAGCACGATCAGTTTCTCAAGAAGTTCGCGCCCGAGGCGCGAGAGGTGCTGGACGCGCTGTTGGACCGTTTCACCGAGAAGGGCGCCACGGAGCTGGAGGCGGGCGCGCTGCGGGTACCGCCCTTTCGGCAGCTGGGTACGATCCGGCAGCTGGCTGCGCGGTTTGGCGGGACGCCGCAGATGCACGAGGCGATCGATGACCTGGGCAAGCGCATTTTTGATGTCGCATAACTCTACTTTAATCTTAGCTTCAAGTAGGGCGATGCATGAAACTAAAGGAAACTAGGAGGGGTATTTCTGCTACGCTCATTCGGTGCTTGGCGATGACACATCTCGTGACCGACTGTGGCGGACGGCTGCCCGCCAGCGTGGCTACTTCACAGCTGCGCAGGCGATAACGGCTGGCTACTCCTACCAGGCTCAGCACTTCCACGTCGGTCGCCGGAACTGGATCCGCATCGACCGCGGTATCTACCGCTTCCGCGAGTACCTCGACCTGCCGAGCGGCGACACGGACCACTTGGTCCGCTGGTCTCTCTGGAGCCGGGGACTGGCTGTGGTGTCGCATGTGACGGCCCTTGCGGTACACGATCTGGGCAGCGCCAACCCGGCAGAGGTCCATCTGACCGTGCCCAAGGGGTTTCGCGCGAAGGACGCAGCTGTCGTCCTGCATCACGCGGCATTGGAAGCTGACGGCATCGAACAGCACGAGGGCTTCAAGGTCACTACCCCACGTCGTGCCATCGCCGAGAGCGCCGCCGCCGCTGTCGATCAAGAAGTGATCGACTCCGCGGTGAGCGAAGCCCTGTCGAAGGGCCTGGCCAGCCGCCGCCGCCTTCTGCACGCCGCCCAAGAAATCGGAGCTCGGGCCGAGCTCGGTGTGGAGCGGGCGCTGAGGGAAGTGGCGGAGTGAGCAAGTATCACGACGCGATCGCACTTCGCCGGGCACTGGAAGCGAGACTGCAGCGCCAGTCGGAGACTGAAGCCACCGATCTGGGACGACTGCGTCGCCGTGTGGTCTTCGACCGGATCGCAGCACGGCTCTACGCCGATGCGGTGGCCGTATGGATCCTCAAGGGTGGGGCCGTGCTTGAGTTCCGGCTCCGGAACCGCGCGAGGGCGACCAGGGACATGGATCTCGCCATCAGGGAAACCGGGATAAACGGCAGCGCCATCCACGAGGTGCTGTTTGATGCGCTCTCCGAAGACTCGGACGGGGATTGGTTCACCTTCCAAGTCCCCCGCCGACTGAGCTGGCCGCCGATACGGGAGGGCACTCGGCGTGGGAGTTCTCCATCGAAGCCAGCCTGGGCGGCAAGACCTTTGCAGGGGTCCGCATCAACATCGCCGCCCGCAGTGAGGAGGACGTGGCGGCTACCGAGTCCCTGCCTCTCCTCGGATCTCTGGACTTCGCGGGCATCCTGCTCGGACGATCGAAGCCGTGGCCCGACGACAGCGATTCGCCGAAGAGCTGCACGCCCGCACACGCGAATACAGTGACCGCCCCAGCACCAGGATCAAGAACCTGGCCGATCTCGTCCTGCTGATTAAAACGAACGCGGCTGCCGATGCAAAGCTATACGCCGTCGTACGGCATGTCTTCACG belongs to Streptomyces sp. V3I8 and includes:
- the hsdR gene encoding EcoAI/FtnUII family type I restriction enzme subunit R — protein: MASASGLTEQQTCRAFVMPALSGAGWSKEQIREQYPINDGKIVVSPRRHRRERALIADYVLQYRDDVPIAVVEAKRTSVDVAAGIEQAKRYARRLGLPVAYATNGTEIWEIEIGGNRHQVQAFPSPERLWERYCGEKQIATHLERELVLAPFDHRLRNNDLTPKRPRYYQRRAVNEALLAIARGQKRILLTLATGTGKTMVAFQLVSKLRRSGWAGGEMPRVLYLADRNILVNQPKDDYFEQVFGDVVHKIGGQAQRARQIFFALYQALDSARGDETALFSQYPPDYFHLIIVDECHRGSSAEEGKWRGILDYFSDATQLGLTATPIAEKERDTYGYFGEPVYEYSLKDGIEDGFLAPYRLRRVHLNVDMTGFRPEPGQRDTDGNLIPDQLYTQRHYEKVLAIQERTDEVARYLTNYLTETDRMAKTIVFCENNDHAHRMVAALNQANLDLVARHPDYVCRVTDDDGKPGRELLDRFRRDDTDEPVIVATSQMLTTGVDIPSVRNIVILRRINSMPQFKQIIGRGTRLCLDINKGSFDIVDFVDATALFNDPEFDGPPLRVINDQTDSQGELVERAEEDPDADSSGEDATEPEMRFESQGEGSLPTGAGDTLIADEDRIDEIQSSGTRRIYVSGVEVFVWNDMHYQLHHDGQTMRMVRYREYVHDRVLELNLSPTDLRTQWAMARSRTVLRAQLRSDEVGITEEDLLRKLDHPEADPIDLLINAAWELPLISRAERAHRVRREHDQFLKKFAPEAREVLDALLDRFTEKGATELEAGALRVPPFRQLGTIRQLAARFGGTPQMHEAIDDLGKRIFDVA